In the Oncorhynchus nerka isolate Pitt River linkage group LG2, Oner_Uvic_2.0, whole genome shotgun sequence genome, one interval contains:
- the ackr3b gene encoding atypical chemokine receptor 3b, translating to MSLSVNELTELMEMWAELNFTGDNMSSHHVEALLCPAGFSHAAVLYTLSVLYIFIFLVGLAANTLVVWVNLRSERNRFETHLYILNLAVADLCVVATLPVWVSSLLQRGHWPFGEAVCKITHLVFSVNLFGSIFFLTCMSVDRYLSVALFGDGGNSRRKKVVRRVICILVWLLALAASVPDTYFLQAVKSTHSDATLCRPVYPTDNPREWMVGIQLSFIVLGFAIPFPVIAVFYLLLASSIGNANPPGSSANSNQERRISRKIILTYIVVFLVCWLPYHGVLLVDTLSLLNVLPFSCRLENFLYVSLHLTQCFSLIHCCINPVIYNFINRNYRYDLMKAFIFKYSTKTGLAKLIDASHVSETEYLAVVAVENNV from the exons ATGAGTCTGAGTGTGAACGAGCTGACGGAGCTGATGGAGATGTGGGCGGAACTTAACTTCACAGGGGACAACATGTCATCCCACCACGTAGAGGCTCTGCTGTGCCCGGCTGGGTTCAGCCACGCGGCGGTGCTCtacaccctctctgtcctctacatcTTCATCTTCCTGGTGGGCCTGGCCGCCAACACCCTGGTGGTGTGGGTCAACCTCCGCTCAGAGAGGAACCGCTTTGAAACCCACCTGTACATCCTCAACCTGGCTGTGGCTGACCTCTGTGTGGTGGCTACTCTCCCAGTCTGGGTCAGCTCGCTGCTACAGCGCGGCCACTGGCCCTTCGGCGAGGCCGTCTGTAAgatcacccacctggtgttcaGCGTCAACCTCTTCGGGAGTATCTTCTTCCTCACCTGTATGAGCGTGGACCGCTACCTGTCCGTGGCGCTGTTCGGAGACGGAGGGAACAGCCGCAGGAAGAAGGTGGTGCGGAGGGTGATCTGTATCCTGGTTTGGCTGCTGGCACTGGCCGCCTCCGTCCCAGACACTTATTTTCTGCAGGCGGTCAAGTCCACACACTCTGACGCCACCCTGTGCCGGCCCGTCTACCCCACTGACAACCCCCGAGAGTGGATGGTGGGCATCCAGCTTAGCTTCATCGTCCTGGGCTTCGCCATCCCGTTCCCAGTCATCGCTGTCTTCTACCTGTTATTAGCAAGCTCCATTGGCAACGCCAACCCGCCCGGCTCCAGCGCCAACTCAAACCAGGAGCGCCGCATCAG CCGGAAGATCATCCTGACCTACATTGTGGTGTTCCTGGTCTGCTGGCTGCCCTACCACGGAGTCCTATTGGTGGACACTTTATCTCTCCTCAACGTCTTGCCCTTCAGCTGCAGGCTGGAGAACTTCCTGTATGTGTCCCTCCACCTGACCCAGTGCTTCAGCCTCATCCACTGCTGCATCAACCCCGTCATTTATAACTTCATCAACAGAAACTACCGTTACGACCTCATGAAGGCCTTCATCTTCAAGTATTCCACCAAGACGGGCCTGGCCAAGCTCATTGACGCATCACATGTGTCCGAGACAGAGTACTTGGCTGTGGTGGCGGTGGAGAATAACGTGTGA